One Prunus dulcis chromosome 8, ALMONDv2, whole genome shotgun sequence DNA window includes the following coding sequences:
- the LOC117637502 gene encoding UDP-glycosyltransferase 74E2-like — MEKREKAHCLVLFYPIQGHINPMLQFSKRLQHKGVKVTLVTTQSVHKAMHGDGGGKSPSSFSSIALETISDGFDGEGGSSQAESIQAYWDRFREIGSQTLAELIDKLSASGHPADCLVYDQILPWALDVAKRVGIAGAAFFTVSCAVTNIYSLVHNGLLKLPLNPDSEILLPGLPPLQPSDTPSFVHAPESYPAFFKLSMEQFSNLDKADWVFYSTFYELEQEVIEYWMTKFSTLRTIGPTIPSMYLDKRHEDNKEYGLSLFKLNSDACMKWLNAKPKGSVAYMSFGSIAEQGEEQMKELGLGLKRSKRYFLWVVRTSESVKLPKGFAEETSEKGLVVSWCPQLEVLAHEAVGCFVTHCGWNSTLEALSLGVPMVAVPQWADQSTNAKFIMDVWKIGLKAQADEKGIVRGEEIANCVREILDGERGKEIRKNASNWKALAKSAVDEGGSSDKNIDEFIAKLVQN; from the exons atggagaagagagaaaaagctCACTGCCTGGTTTTGTTCTATCCAATCCAAGGCCACATTAATCCGATGCTCCAATTCTCCAAGCGTTTACAGCACAAAGGAGTCAAAGTTACATTGGTCACTACCCAGTCTGTTCACAAGGCCATGCATGGAGATGGAGGTGGAAAATCACcatcatcattttcttccattGCATTGGAGACCATTTCTGATGGGTTTGATGGAGAAGGTGGGAGTTCCCAAGCAGAGAGCATCCAGGCCTACTGGGACCGTTTTCGGGAAATCGGCTCACAGACTTTGGCTGAGCTCATTGACAAGCTCTCTGCCTCAGGCCACCCTGCTGATTGTTTAGTTTATGATCAAATTTTGCCTTGGGCTCTTGATGTGGCCAAAAGGGTTGGGATTGCTGGGGCCGCTTTCTTCACTGTATCTTGTGCTGTTACCAACATATACTCTCTTGTCCATAATGGGCTGCTCAAACTTCCTCTCAATCCTGACTCTGAGATTTTGCTGCCTGGATTGCCACCTCTTCAACCTTCAGACACCCCATCTTTCGTCCATGCTCCTGAATCTTACCCTGCTTTCTTTAAACTGTCTATGGAGCAGTTCTCTAATCTTGACAAAGCTGATTGGGTCTTCTACAGCACATTTTATGAGCTGGAACAAGAG GTGATAGAATATTGGATGACAAAGTTTTCGACATTAAGGACGATTGGACCAACCATACCATCTATGTACCTGGATAAGCGTCATGAAGACAACAAGGAATATGGTCTCAGCCTCTTTAAGCTAAACAGTGATGCCTGCATGAAATGGTTAAATGCAAAGCCAAAAGGGTCTGTAGCATACATGTCGTTCGGCAGTATTGCAGAACAGGGAGAAGAGCAAATGAAGgaattgggtttgggtttgaaGAGAAGCAAACGCTATTTCTTGTGGGTGGTGAGGACATCAGAATCAGTTAAGCTGCCAAAAGGGTTTGCAGAGGAGACATCTGAGAAGGGTTTGGTGGTTTCATGGTGCCCTCAATTGGAAGTTTTGGCACATGAGGCTGTAGGATGCTTTGTCACACACTGTGGTTGGAACTCTACATTGGAGGCCTTGAGTTTGGGAGTTCCAATGGTGGCAGTGCCACAATGGGCTGACCAGAGCACCAATGCCAAGTTCATCATGGATGTGTGGAAAATAGGGCTTAAAGCTCAAGCTGATGAGAAAGGGATAgtgagaggagaagaaatagCAAATTGTGTGAGAGAAATATTGGATGGGGAGAGAGGGAAGGAGATTCGAAAGAACGCTTCGAATTGGAAAGCATTGGCCAAGAGTGCAGTGGATGAAGGTGGAAGTTCTGATAAAAACATTGATGAGTTCATTGCAAAACTGGTTCAGAATTAG